The following coding sequences lie in one Struthio camelus isolate bStrCam1 chromosome 32, bStrCam1.hap1, whole genome shotgun sequence genomic window:
- the LOC138063509 gene encoding uncharacterized protein — translation MEKIRAVGGEDRCSGRVEAPGGPWSPSLRPCTRRSTTWTWEKEARFSHSGSSSERSLTKLQPEPRDSEEEDGPGSAPDVPVLPRGDPADGYDDAREVSDPGEDLVPGQGDWEAPRDAEEGVGPGEAQRGESLHSRESDRAPGAERAALCLPPVDTGYDDAEEASLARPHEDTKAVRLDPGAKRSLSPGPGEPTSAMRLGAPGMEERSVQLGEP, via the exons ATGGAGAAGATTCGTGCCGTGGGAGGAGAGGACCGGTGCTCGGGCAGAGTGGAG GCTCCAGGAGGTCCCTGGAGCCCTTCTCTGAGGCCGTGTACCAGGAGATCGACTACCTGGACGTGGGAGAAGGAGGCGCGGTTCAGTCACTCAG GCTCCTCTTCAGAGAGGTCCCTGACCAAGCTGCAACCCGAGCCTagagacagtgaggaggaggatggtcctGGGTCAGCACCAG ATGTCCCTGTTCTGCCCAGAGGTGACCCAGCAGACGGCTATGATGATGCCAGGGAAGTCTCTGACCCTGGGGAGGATCTTGTTCCTGGGCAGGGAGATTGGGAAGCACCCAGGGATGCGGAGGAAGGAGTCGGACCTGGGGAGGCCCAGAGAG GGGAGAGCCTGCACTCCCGCGAAAGTGACAGGGCCCCTGGAGCCGAGAGAGCTGCCCTATGCCTGCCCCCTGTGGACACAGGCTACGATGATGCTGAAGAGGCATCTCTGGCACGTCCCCATGAGGACACCAAGGCTGTGAGACTGGACCCTGGTGCCAAAAGGTCCCTGAGCCCGGGGCCAGGGGAGCCCACCTCTGCCATGCGGTTGGGAGCTCCTGGGATGGAAGAGAggtctgtgcagctgggagagccttga